One genomic window of Acidovorax radicis includes the following:
- a CDS encoding IclR family transcriptional regulator, with protein sequence MEAASTATGGVPRVFAVIRALSAVQAEGGRVTQLARAVGLTQGTTHRLLQSLVAEGMVEQDERSKLYRLSMDFFALAAKAGNPGDLRSLCRPALLRLCASLGDSIFLLVRSGFDAVCLDRSEGPFPIRSFTGDIGGRVALGVGQGALAILAFLPEAEREEVIRFNLSRVREYGVFDEVYLRTEIERVRQLGYAGRNTGLLEGMAGVAVPILDREGRAVAALSVGTISARLNDDRLPTVVELLKREAAAIGPKINPFDATLRRPAQSLGGSTAEQRVVPGADRGGVSDPLG encoded by the coding sequence AGGCCGAGGGCGGGCGAGTCACCCAATTGGCGCGTGCGGTGGGCCTCACGCAGGGCACCACGCACCGTTTGCTGCAATCGCTGGTGGCAGAGGGCATGGTCGAGCAGGACGAGCGCAGCAAGCTCTACCGCCTGAGCATGGACTTCTTCGCCCTGGCGGCGAAGGCAGGCAACCCGGGCGACCTGCGCAGCCTGTGCCGCCCCGCGCTGCTGCGCCTGTGCGCCAGCCTGGGCGACAGCATCTTTCTATTGGTGCGCAGCGGCTTCGACGCCGTGTGCCTGGACCGCAGCGAAGGCCCGTTCCCCATCCGCTCCTTCACCGGCGACATTGGCGGCCGCGTGGCCCTGGGCGTGGGGCAGGGCGCGCTGGCCATCCTGGCGTTTTTGCCCGAGGCCGAGCGCGAAGAGGTCATCCGCTTCAACCTGTCCCGCGTGCGCGAGTACGGTGTGTTTGATGAGGTGTACCTGCGCACCGAAATCGAGCGCGTGCGCCAGCTGGGCTACGCGGGCCGCAACACCGGCTTGCTCGAAGGCATGGCTGGTGTGGCCGTGCCCATCCTTGACCGCGAAGGCCGTGCCGTGGCGGCGCTGAGCGTGGGCACCATCTCCGCGCGGCTCAACGACGACCGCCTGCCGACGGTGGTGGAGTTGCTCAAGCGCGAGGCGGCGGCGATCGGGCCGAAGATCAATCCGTTTGATGCGACGCTGCGGCGGCCTGCGCAAAGCCTGGGGGGTTCGACGGCGGAGCAGCGGGTTGTGCCTGGCGCAGACCGGGGGGGTGTTTCAGATCCCCTGGGTTGA
- a CDS encoding TipAS antibiotic-recognition domain-containing protein translates to MGLQQTTPDYLYQCRAAQRAEQEQSLASTDNWAHVDKPQVHADFDAFYQELAPLIDAHAPESEAIQALMEKHFAIVARFYVPSRDAYVGTVLFYADNTDMKAFHNAYHPRMVEFLGDAAYTYALQNLQ, encoded by the coding sequence ATGGGCCTCCAGCAAACCACCCCCGACTACCTCTACCAATGCCGCGCCGCACAGCGTGCCGAGCAAGAGCAATCCCTGGCCAGCACCGACAACTGGGCCCATGTGGACAAGCCCCAGGTACATGCCGACTTTGATGCCTTCTACCAAGAGCTGGCGCCGCTGATCGATGCCCATGCCCCCGAGTCCGAGGCGATCCAGGCCCTGATGGAAAAACACTTTGCCATCGTTGCGCGGTTCTATGTGCCATCGCGCGATGCTTATGTGGGCACCGTGCTGTTCTATGCCGACAACACCGACATGAAGGCGTTTCACAATGCCTACCACCCACGCATGGTGGAGTTTTTGGGCGACGCTGCGTACACCTACGCGCTGCAGAACCTGCAGTAA
- a CDS encoding GNAT family N-acetyltransferase, whose product MQTHTPPVRPLTSGALEPLPAVCGALAEALSDDAFYQAVTIDHAADPALRHRVLAHYFVLALDEARAVGEVHWAGDDGAALWLTPEAPASHRALHGERRTQALSRLLGPIGFGHYQHIGAAMEAQVPAVLHDAWYLSILGVRPAAQGQGLAQRLLQPTLARADQARATCYLETFNPLSLPFYQRLGFARVVECVEPVSARPYWLMVREAAQRQP is encoded by the coding sequence ATGCAAACACACACCCCCCCCGTGCGGCCCCTCACCAGCGGCGCCCTTGAACCTCTTCCGGCTGTGTGCGGCGCACTGGCCGAAGCGCTGAGTGACGACGCGTTCTACCAGGCCGTCACCATCGACCACGCAGCCGACCCCGCCCTGCGCCACCGCGTGCTGGCCCACTACTTCGTGCTGGCGCTGGACGAAGCCCGAGCTGTGGGCGAAGTGCATTGGGCCGGTGATGACGGTGCTGCCCTGTGGCTCACCCCTGAGGCCCCGGCCAGCCACCGCGCCCTGCACGGCGAGCGCCGCACCCAGGCGCTGTCGCGCCTGCTCGGCCCCATCGGGTTCGGCCACTACCAGCACATCGGCGCCGCCATGGAGGCGCAGGTGCCCGCCGTCCTGCACGACGCGTGGTACCTCTCCATCCTGGGCGTGCGCCCCGCAGCACAGGGCCAGGGGCTGGCGCAGCGGCTGCTGCAGCCAACGCTGGCACGCGCAGACCAGGCGCGCGCCACCTGTTACCTGGAAACCTTCAACCCGCTCAGCCTGCCGTTCTACCAGCGCCTGGGGTTTGCGCGCGTGGTCGAATGTGTGGAGCCCGTCTCTGCCCGCCCTTACTGGCTGATGGTGCGCGAGGCCGCGCAGCGACAGCCCTGA
- a CDS encoding IS3 family transposase (programmed frameshift) yields MSKKSNQFSPEVRERAVRMVREHRGEYPSLWAAIESIAPKIGCVPQTLHEWVKRAEVDSGVREGITTSERERMKVLEREVKELRKANEILKLASAFFRPGGTRPPSEALKGFIDQHRQAYGVESICKVLQIAPSGYWRHAARQRNPRLRCPRAQRDDTLVPHIERVWQANMRVYGADKIWKQMNREGLSIARCTVERLMKRLGLQGVRRGKVVRTTISDMKAPCPLDRVNRQFKAERPNQLWVSDFTYVSTWQGWLYVAFVIDVYARRIVGWRVSTSMQTEFVLDALEQALYARQPERDGALIHHSDRGSQYVSIRYSERLSEAGIEPSVGSKGDSYDNALAETINGLYKAEVIHRRSWPTRESVELATLEWVSWFNHHRLLGPIGYIPPAEAEANYYRQLASQSSMVAA; encoded by the exons ATGAGCAAGAAGTCGAACCAGTTTTCACCTGAGGTCCGCGAGCGCGCTGTTCGCATGGTGCGTGAGCACCGAGGCGAGTACCCCTCGCTGTGGGCTGCCATTGAATCCATCGCCCCCAAGATTGGCTGCGTGCCGCAGACCTTGCACGAGTGGGTCAAGCGTGCCGAGGTCGATTCCGGCGTGCGTGAGGGCATCACCACCTCCGAGCGTGAACGGATGAAGGTGCTGGAGCGCGAGGTCAAAGAACTGCGCAAAGCCAACGAGATCTTGAAGCTGGCCAGCGCGT TTTTTCGCCCAGGCGGAACTCGACCGCCGTCTGAAGCCCTGAAGGGCTTCATCGATCAGCATCGACAGGCCTACGGGGTCGAGTCGATCTGCAAGGTGCTGCAGATCGCCCCGTCAGGCTATTGGCGTCATGCCGCCCGTCAACGCAATCCACGGCTGCGCTGTCCGCGCGCCCAACGTGATGACACCCTGGTGCCGCATATTGAGCGCGTCTGGCAGGCCAACATGCGGGTCTATGGCGCCGACAAGATCTGGAAACAGATGAACCGCGAAGGGCTGTCCATTGCCCGCTGCACGGTCGAGCGCTTGATGAAGCGCCTGGGATTGCAGGGCGTGCGCCGTGGCAAGGTGGTTCGCACCACCATCAGCGACATGAAAGCACCGTGCCCGCTGGATCGGGTCAACAGACAGTTCAAGGCCGAGCGGCCCAACCAGCTGTGGGTCTCGGACTTCACGTACGTCTCAACCTGGCAGGGGTGGCTGTACGTGGCCTTCGTGATCGACGTATACGCCAGGCGCATTGTGGGGTGGAGGGTCAGCACCTCCATGCAAACGGAATTCGTTCTGGATGCCCTGGAGCAGGCCCTGTATGCCAGGCAACCCGAGCGTGATGGCGCATTGATTCATCACTCCGACAGGGGGTCGCAATACGTCAGCATCCGCTACAGCGAACGGCTGTCAGAGGCAGGCATCGAGCCCTCGGTGGGCAGCAAGGGCGACAGCTATGACAACGCTTTGGCTGAGACGATCAACGGTCTGTACAAGGCCGAGGTGATTCATCGACGGTCCTGGCCAACTCGTGAATCGGTAGAGCTGGCAACGCTGGAATGGGTGTCTTGGTTCAACCATCACAGGCTGCTCGGACCCATCGGATACATACCGCCGGCAGAGGCTGAGGCAAACTACTACCGGCAACTCGCCAGTCAGTCCTCCATGGTGGCGGCCTGA
- a CDS encoding DUF1016 N-terminal domain-containing protein: MRETKLPKTNATAPMAVPDAPQLLTDLRQLIEQAREAAVVAVNSGLTWMHWRIGQRIRAEVLGGQRANYGEEIVSTVSRQLTADYGRSFSTKSLRHMMNRPGFRGGRLV; the protein is encoded by the coding sequence ATGCGTGAAACCAAACTACCGAAGACAAATGCAACTGCACCCATGGCCGTGCCGGATGCACCCCAGTTGTTGACCGACCTGCGGCAGCTCATCGAGCAAGCCCGGGAAGCCGCCGTGGTAGCAGTGAACTCCGGCCTGACATGGATGCACTGGCGCATCGGCCAGCGCATCCGAGCCGAAGTGCTGGGAGGACAACGGGCCAATTACGGCGAGGAGATTGTCTCCACAGTGTCGAGACAGTTGACAGCCGACTATGGCCGCAGCTTCAGCACCAAAAGCCTGCGCCACATGATGAACCGCCCCGGGTTTCGTGGAGGCCGGTTGGTTTAA
- a CDS encoding LysR family transcriptional regulator yields the protein MTLLRRAFLPSTADLLAFEAAARHQSVSRAAEELHLTQSAVSRQIRQLEDQIGTALFHRVRQRVVLTDAGRVYAADVQNVLQQLSASTQKAMAFSSTDGLLNLAVLPTLGTRWLIPRLGGFMALHPEAMVNFSARTEPFDFAGTPFDAAIHFGTPHWAGAVCEYLMHEETVPVCSPAYRDRHGIHTPQDLTRVVLLQQSTRPTQWAEWFELVGVPTALALRGPQSEHFAMIAQAAVSHLGAALLPRFLIEQELAAGSLVELSDQVLTSTDAYYLVYPEARAQTPLVKAFRDWVVGECGAKAEVRAEDASEERPHAQPPEICSKSAPGAYS from the coding sequence ATGACCTTGCTGCGCCGCGCCTTCCTGCCCTCCACCGCCGACCTGCTGGCCTTTGAGGCGGCGGCACGCCACCAGAGCGTGTCGCGCGCAGCCGAGGAGCTGCACCTCACCCAAAGCGCCGTGTCGCGCCAGATCCGCCAACTGGAAGATCAGATCGGCACCGCCCTCTTCCACCGCGTGCGCCAGCGTGTGGTGCTGACCGACGCGGGCCGCGTCTACGCGGCCGACGTGCAAAACGTGCTGCAGCAACTGTCGGCCAGCACACAAAAAGCCATGGCGTTCTCCAGCACCGACGGCCTGCTCAACCTGGCCGTGCTGCCCACGCTGGGCACCCGCTGGCTCATCCCGCGCCTGGGCGGCTTCATGGCGCTGCACCCGGAGGCCATGGTCAACTTCTCGGCCCGCACCGAGCCGTTTGACTTTGCGGGCACACCGTTCGACGCTGCCATCCACTTCGGCACCCCGCACTGGGCAGGCGCCGTGTGCGAATACCTGATGCACGAAGAAACCGTGCCCGTGTGCAGCCCCGCCTACCGCGACCGCCACGGCATCCACACCCCGCAGGATTTGACCCGCGTGGTGCTGCTGCAGCAAAGCACTCGTCCCACGCAATGGGCCGAATGGTTTGAGCTGGTGGGCGTGCCCACGGCCCTGGCCCTGCGCGGCCCGCAGTCCGAGCACTTCGCCATGATTGCGCAGGCTGCGGTCTCGCACCTGGGGGCGGCCCTGCTGCCGCGCTTTTTGATTGAGCAGGAGCTGGCTGCAGGGAGTTTGGTGGAGCTGTCAGACCAGGTGCTGACGAGCACGGATGCGTATTACCTCGTGTACCCGGAGGCGCGGGCGCAGACGCCGCTGGTGAAGGCGTTCAGGGATTGGGTCGTGGGGGAGTGTGGGGCAAAGGCAGAGGTGAGGGCAGAAGATGCCAGCGAGGAACGACCCCACGCCCAGCCACCTGAAATATGCTCAAAAAGTGCCCCTGGCGCTTATTCTTAA
- a CDS encoding aldehyde dehydrogenase family protein produces the protein MSATPAATPLVSEVDQLLQRLGVPRAAYTGGTLAARSPITGEVLAQVPQQSPTDATAAIGRAHAAFLAWRNVPAPRRGELVRLLGEELRAAKVDLGLLVTIEAGKIPSEGLGEVQEMIDICDFAVGLSRQLYGLTIATERPGHRMMETWHPLGVCGVISAFNFPVAVWSWNAALALVCGDSVVWKPSEKTPLTALATHAIAQRAIARFGADAPEGLLELIVGQRDIGEVLVDDARVPLLSATGSTAMGRAVGPRLAARFARGILELGGNNAAIVGPTADLNLALRGIAFAAMGTAGQRCTTLRRLFVHESIYDQLVPQLAKVYANVKVGDPRTAGTLVGPLIDRPAFDGMQKALEQSRALGATVHGGGRVEGIGGADAYYVRPALVELQKHEGPALHETFAPILYVVRYSTIDEAIAMNNAVGAGLSSSIFTLNVREAELFMSAAGSDCGIANVNIGPSGAEIGGAFGGEKETGGGREAGSDSWKAYMRRATNTINYSTALPLAQGVTFDV, from the coding sequence ATGTCTGCCACCCCTGCCGCCACCCCCCTTGTGTCTGAAGTTGATCAACTGTTGCAACGCCTGGGCGTGCCCCGCGCCGCCTACACCGGCGGCACGCTGGCTGCGCGCTCGCCCATCACGGGCGAGGTGCTGGCCCAGGTGCCACAGCAAAGCCCGACCGATGCCACCGCTGCCATCGGCCGCGCGCATGCGGCCTTTTTGGCATGGCGCAATGTGCCCGCACCGCGCCGGGGCGAGCTGGTGCGCCTGCTGGGCGAAGAGCTGCGCGCCGCCAAGGTTGACCTGGGCCTGCTGGTGACCATTGAGGCGGGCAAGATCCCGTCCGAAGGGCTGGGCGAGGTGCAGGAGATGATCGACATCTGCGACTTTGCCGTGGGCCTGTCGCGCCAGCTGTATGGCCTGACCATTGCCACCGAACGCCCCGGCCACCGCATGATGGAAACTTGGCACCCGTTGGGCGTGTGCGGCGTGATCTCGGCCTTCAACTTCCCCGTGGCCGTGTGGTCATGGAACGCGGCGCTGGCGCTGGTGTGCGGTGATTCGGTGGTGTGGAAGCCGTCTGAAAAGACGCCGCTCACGGCCCTGGCCACGCACGCGATTGCGCAGCGCGCCATCGCACGCTTTGGCGCCGATGCACCCGAGGGCCTGCTGGAGCTGATCGTGGGCCAGCGCGACATTGGCGAGGTGCTGGTGGATGACGCCCGCGTGCCCTTGCTGTCGGCCACGGGCTCCACCGCCATGGGCCGCGCCGTGGGCCCGCGCCTGGCAGCGCGGTTTGCGCGCGGCATCCTGGAGCTGGGCGGCAACAACGCGGCCATCGTGGGGCCCACGGCCGACCTGAACCTGGCCCTGCGCGGCATCGCGTTTGCCGCCATGGGCACGGCAGGCCAGCGCTGCACCACGCTGCGCCGCTTGTTTGTGCACGAAAGCATTTACGACCAACTGGTGCCCCAGCTGGCCAAGGTGTATGCCAACGTGAAGGTAGGCGACCCGCGCACCGCTGGCACGCTGGTAGGCCCGCTGATCGACCGCCCTGCGTTTGACGGCATGCAAAAAGCGCTGGAGCAAAGCCGTGCGCTGGGTGCCACGGTGCACGGTGGTGGCCGTGTGGAAGGCATTGGCGGTGCGGATGCGTACTACGTGCGCCCTGCGCTGGTGGAGCTGCAAAAGCACGAAGGCCCTGCACTGCACGAAACCTTTGCGCCCATCCTGTACGTGGTGCGCTACAGCACCATCGACGAAGCCATCGCCATGAACAACGCCGTGGGCGCAGGCCTGTCGTCGTCCATCTTTACGCTCAACGTGCGCGAGGCCGAGTTGTTCATGTCGGCGGCGGGCTCGGACTGCGGCATTGCCAACGTGAACATTGGCCCCAGCGGTGCCGAGATTGGTGGCGCGTTTGGTGGGGAGAAGGAAACGGGCGGCGGGCGCGAAGCCGGGTCGGACAGCTGGAAGGCCTACATGCGCCGGGCGACGAACACCATCAACTATTCGACCGCGCTGCCACTGGCGCAAGGCGTGACGTTTGATGTGTGA
- a CDS encoding amino acid ABC transporter substrate-binding protein codes for MATFHKTFTALAAGLVLACTALAPAQAQTASTPTLEKIKASGKAVLGVRETSPPMAYALGANEKYAGYHVELCERVLKEIAPDAKLEYMAVTAQNTLPLVQNGTLDIGCGPTTNNTARQQQVAFAVTTYVSEVRMAVRKDSDLKSISQLAGRTIAASTGTTAVQLLRKQERALGGAPIKTVLGKDHHESFLLLETGRADAFVLDDNLLAGMIANSKDPSAYRIVGEPLGAEPIALLFRKDDPTFKAAVDGVLTKLMQSGEMEKIYTKWFVNPIPPKNMSLNLPLGTTLRQLFATPNDKPLETYQQ; via the coding sequence ATGGCAACTTTCCACAAGACATTCACGGCGCTCGCTGCAGGGCTGGTACTGGCTTGCACGGCCTTGGCGCCAGCGCAGGCACAAACGGCATCCACGCCCACGCTGGAGAAGATCAAGGCATCGGGCAAGGCCGTGCTGGGCGTGCGCGAGACCTCGCCGCCCATGGCCTATGCGCTGGGCGCGAATGAGAAATACGCGGGCTACCACGTCGAGCTGTGCGAGCGGGTGCTCAAGGAGATCGCGCCCGACGCCAAGCTCGAATACATGGCCGTGACGGCGCAAAACACGCTGCCCCTGGTGCAGAACGGCACGCTCGATATCGGCTGTGGCCCCACCACCAACAACACCGCGCGCCAGCAACAAGTGGCGTTTGCAGTGACCACCTACGTGAGCGAAGTGCGCATGGCGGTGCGCAAGGATTCGGACCTGAAGTCCATCAGCCAGCTCGCAGGCCGCACCATTGCCGCATCGACCGGCACCACGGCCGTGCAACTGCTGCGCAAGCAGGAGCGTGCGCTGGGCGGTGCACCCATCAAGACGGTGCTGGGCAAGGACCACCACGAGAGCTTCTTGCTGCTGGAAACCGGCCGCGCCGACGCCTTCGTGCTCGACGACAACCTGCTGGCCGGGATGATCGCCAACTCCAAAGACCCATCGGCCTACCGCATCGTCGGCGAGCCACTGGGCGCCGAGCCGATTGCGCTGCTGTTCCGCAAGGACGACCCGACCTTCAAGGCGGCGGTGGATGGTGTGCTCACCAAGCTCATGCAAAGCGGCGAGATGGAAAAGATCTACACCAAGTGGTTTGTGAACCCCATTCCACCCAAGAACATGAGCCTGAACCTGCCGCTGGGCACCACGCTGCGCCAGCTGTTTGCCACACCCAACGACAAGCCCCTGGAGACCTACCAGCAATGA
- a CDS encoding pyridoxal phosphate-dependent aminotransferase, with product MNAPIPATAFRAADRLGAIGVSEIVRLTQEANQLKRQGQPVIVLGLGEPDFDTPAHILEAAQQAMARGETHYTVLDGTAELKAAIQHKFKHDNGLDFQLNEITAGAGAKQILYNALMASVNPGDEVILPAPYWTSYADMVLIAGGVPVVVPCTEANGFRITPEQLEAAITPRTRWVFINSPSNPSGAAYSAEQLRPVLEVVERHPQVWLLADDIYEHILYDGRAFATPAAVLPSLRDRTLTVNGVSKAYAMTGWRIGYGAGPKALIAAMAVVQSQATSCPSSISQAAAVAALTGPQDVVVERCRAFQDRRDLVVAALNASPGLRCRVPEGAFYTFASCEGVLGRTTPGGMLLRTDADFCAYLLREHHVAVVPGGVLGLAPYFRISYAASTADLQEACTRIQRACQALF from the coding sequence ATGAACGCTCCCATCCCCGCCACGGCCTTCCGCGCGGCCGACCGCCTGGGCGCCATCGGCGTTTCGGAAATCGTGCGCCTGACGCAAGAGGCAAACCAGCTCAAGCGCCAGGGCCAGCCCGTCATCGTGCTGGGCCTGGGCGAGCCCGATTTCGACACGCCAGCCCACATTCTGGAGGCCGCGCAGCAGGCCATGGCGCGGGGGGAGACGCACTACACGGTGCTGGATGGCACGGCAGAACTCAAGGCCGCCATCCAGCACAAGTTCAAGCACGACAACGGGCTGGACTTTCAGCTCAACGAAATCACTGCAGGCGCGGGTGCCAAGCAGATCCTCTACAACGCGCTGATGGCCTCGGTGAACCCGGGCGACGAGGTGATCCTGCCCGCGCCGTACTGGACGTCTTACGCCGACATGGTGCTGATTGCCGGTGGCGTGCCCGTGGTGGTGCCCTGCACCGAAGCCAACGGCTTTCGCATCACGCCCGAACAGCTGGAGGCAGCCATCACGCCGCGCACGCGCTGGGTGTTCATCAACTCGCCCTCCAACCCCAGCGGCGCGGCCTATAGCGCCGAGCAACTGCGCCCGGTGCTGGAGGTGGTGGAGCGCCACCCGCAGGTGTGGTTGCTGGCGGACGACATCTACGAACACATCCTGTACGACGGCCGCGCGTTTGCCACGCCCGCCGCCGTGCTGCCCTCGCTGCGCGATCGCACGCTGACGGTGAACGGTGTCTCCAAAGCCTATGCCATGACCGGTTGGCGCATCGGTTATGGCGCGGGCCCCAAGGCGCTGATTGCCGCCATGGCCGTGGTGCAGAGCCAGGCCACGTCCTGCCCCTCGTCCATCAGCCAGGCGGCGGCCGTGGCGGCGCTGACGGGCCCGCAGGATGTGGTGGTTGAACGTTGCCGAGCGTTTCAAGACCGGCGCGATCTGGTCGTGGCCGCGCTCAATGCCTCACCCGGCCTGCGCTGCCGCGTGCCCGAGGGCGCGTTCTACACCTTTGCCAGTTGCGAAGGCGTGCTGGGCCGCACCACGCCGGGCGGCATGCTGCTGCGCACCGATGCCGACTTTTGCGCCTACCTGCTGCGCGAACACCATGTGGCCGTGGTGCCCGGCGGTGTGCTGGGGCTGGCGCCATACTTCCGCATCTCTTACGCTGCTTCTACCGCTGACTTGCAAGAGGCCTGCACGCGCATCCAACGTGCCTGCCAGGCGCTGTTCTGA
- a CDS encoding thiamine pyrophosphate-binding protein, which yields MNTSSLTPRTGGQILVSQLITHGVKQLFCVPGESYLAVLDALHDADIGVTVCRQEGGAAMMAEAQGKLTGQPGICFVTRGPGATNASAGVHIAHQDSTPMILFVGQVARNAMGREAFQELDYSAVFGTMAKWVVQIDDPARVPELVSRAFHVATSGRPGPVVVALPEDMLTEAAMVADALPYQVTETHPGAAQMAELAQRLQAAKSPVAIVGGSRWSEQAVREFTAFAEAWSIPVYCSFRRQMLFPATHACYGGDLGLGVNPKLLARIKASDLVLVVGGRLSEVPSQGYELFDIPTPAQPLVHVHADADELGKLYRPTQAIHATPQAFTAALNAVRPTAAVPWKAHTQAAHAEYLAWSDPAPIRIPGNLQMGEVMQHLKDVLPADTIFCNGAGNFATWIHRFWPFTTYASQLAPTSGSMGYGLPAGVGGKRLWPQREVVIFAGDGDFLMHGQEFATAVQYGLPIIVVLLDNAMYGTIRMHQEREYPGRVSATQLKNPDFKAYAQAFGGHGERVEHTAEFAPALARARASGLPSVLHCLIDPEAITPTGTLQGIRSAALAKQ from the coding sequence ATGAACACTTCGTCCCTCACCCCTCGCACGGGCGGCCAGATTCTGGTCAGCCAGCTCATCACCCATGGCGTCAAGCAGCTCTTTTGCGTGCCCGGCGAAAGTTATCTGGCCGTGCTCGACGCCCTGCACGATGCCGATATCGGCGTGACGGTGTGCCGCCAGGAGGGCGGCGCGGCCATGATGGCCGAGGCGCAGGGCAAGCTCACGGGCCAGCCCGGCATCTGCTTTGTGACGCGCGGGCCCGGCGCCACCAATGCGTCGGCCGGTGTACACATTGCGCACCAGGACTCGACCCCTATGATCCTGTTTGTGGGCCAGGTGGCCCGCAATGCCATGGGGCGTGAGGCGTTTCAGGAGCTGGACTACAGCGCCGTGTTTGGCACCATGGCCAAGTGGGTGGTGCAGATTGATGACCCGGCGCGTGTGCCCGAGCTCGTCTCGCGGGCCTTCCACGTCGCCACATCCGGCCGCCCCGGCCCTGTGGTGGTGGCGCTGCCCGAAGACATGCTGACCGAAGCGGCCATGGTGGCCGATGCGTTGCCCTACCAGGTGACGGAGACACACCCCGGCGCCGCGCAGATGGCCGAGCTTGCCCAGCGCCTGCAAGCCGCCAAGAGCCCTGTGGCCATCGTGGGTGGCAGCCGCTGGTCTGAGCAAGCTGTGCGCGAGTTCACTGCGTTTGCAGAGGCCTGGTCGATTCCTGTGTACTGCTCGTTCCGCCGCCAGATGCTGTTCCCGGCCACGCACGCCTGCTATGGCGGCGATCTGGGCCTGGGTGTGAACCCCAAGCTGCTGGCGCGCATCAAGGCATCCGATTTGGTGCTGGTGGTGGGCGGGCGGCTGTCGGAAGTGCCCTCGCAAGGCTACGAGCTGTTCGACATCCCCACGCCCGCGCAGCCCCTGGTGCATGTGCATGCCGATGCCGATGAGTTGGGCAAGCTCTACCGCCCCACCCAGGCCATCCACGCCACGCCACAGGCATTCACCGCAGCGCTCAACGCGGTGCGCCCCACAGCCGCCGTGCCGTGGAAGGCCCACACCCAGGCCGCCCACGCCGAATACCTGGCCTGGAGCGACCCGGCGCCCATTCGCATCCCCGGCAACTTGCAGATGGGCGAGGTGATGCAGCACCTCAAAGACGTACTGCCGGCCGACACCATCTTCTGCAACGGCGCGGGCAACTTTGCCACGTGGATCCACCGCTTCTGGCCGTTCACCACCTACGCCAGCCAATTGGCTCCCACCAGTGGATCGATGGGCTACGGCCTGCCTGCGGGCGTGGGCGGCAAGCGCCTGTGGCCGCAGCGCGAGGTGGTGATCTTCGCGGGCGACGGCGACTTTTTGATGCACGGCCAGGAGTTTGCGACCGCCGTGCAGTACGGCCTGCCCATCATCGTGGTGCTGCTGGACAACGCCATGTACGGCACCATCCGCATGCACCAGGAGCGCGAGTATCCCGGCCGCGTCAGCGCCACGCAGCTCAAGAACCCCGACTTCAAGGCCTACGCCCAGGCCTTTGGCGGCCACGGCGAGCGTGTGGAGCACACTGCAGAATTCGCCCCCGCCCTGGCCCGCGCGCGCGCCAGCGGCCTGCCCAGCGTATTGCACTGCCTGATCGACCCCGAGGCCATTACGCCCACGGGCACGCTGCAGGGTATTCGGAGCGCGGCGTTGGCGAAGCAGTAA
- a CDS encoding helix-turn-helix transcriptional regulator, whose amino-acid sequence MPKQNTSPADYPHAVLQQIELLGQHIAIARKRRGETQAQWARRLGVSQPTMARIERGDPSVAMASYVMCMWLVNPAVAVADLVAPQQDHAALEREVTRARGPRKSAKSVARPGASTVAAPVPSRSVPAAAVGLAALIQPGLSKAPR is encoded by the coding sequence ATGCCCAAGCAAAACACCAGCCCTGCTGATTACCCGCATGCCGTCTTGCAGCAGATTGAACTGCTGGGCCAACACATCGCCATCGCCCGCAAGCGGCGGGGAGAGACGCAGGCCCAGTGGGCGCGGCGGCTGGGGGTGTCTCAGCCCACCATGGCACGCATTGAGCGGGGCGATCCTTCTGTGGCCATGGCCAGCTATGTGATGTGCATGTGGCTGGTGAATCCGGCGGTGGCCGTGGCCGATTTGGTTGCGCCCCAACAAGACCATGCGGCGCTGGAGCGGGAGGTCACGAGGGCTCGCGGTCCGCGCAAATCGGCCAAAAGCGTTGCGCGCCCTGGTGCCAGTACAGTGGCTGCGCCTGTGCCGTCTCGGTCTGTCCCGGCGGCGGCAGTCGGCTTGGCTGCGCTCATTCAACCCGGCCTTTCAAAGGCCCCGCGATGA